TGTTGTTCCGGCACGGAAGGGTGGCCGAGCGGTTTAAGGCACCGGTCTTGAAAACCGGCGTGCCCGCAAGGGTACCGTGGGTTCGAATCCCACCCCTTCCGCCATGTCTAAGCAATTGATTTTACTAATGTAAGAAGCATTCTAGCGACTCGATTCTGTTACAATTTGATGTAACGTTTCGAGGCGCTCATGTACCTATGGAAACGCGGCACCGTTTATTGGTTTCGCCGATCAATCCCGCAGGATCTGAAGGCTCACGTTGGCTCGAATGACGCCGCCGCGAGTCTCCGGACCGGCGACCGTAGGAAGGCCCGGAGACGGGCAATGAGGCTGGCAGTGACGATGGATGAATGGTCGGAGGCGGTCCGGCAAGCACAATTGAATGATCTGGAACAACCCGACCGCGCCCTTTTGCTGAAAATGTTCGACGACGCGATGGGTCTCGTCGAAAGCCAGCAGGCGACCGACAGCACCCGGCAGCAGGCGGACGCAATCCAGGCAGCCATCACCGAGTACAAGGCGACGGCCGGAACTCGGGAGCGTCTTTCGGGGATCAATCAACGTATCCGTGTAATCGGCGACCGCGTAGCGGCCTTGACCGCCGCACCGGCGAAGGCTCCCTCAAGCGAGATTGCCGACCTTCGTGCCGACTTGATGAACGAGATGGCGAAGGTCCGGAATGACGTTCAAAACGCGCACAAGAATCAGTGGTCCGCCGACCTCCTGTCGACCAAGATCGACGATTACGTTCAGGCCAAGGCCAAAGAGCTTGGCGGCACGAAGCATGTTTCGACAATTGGGCCGCGGATCAGGAATTTTCTGGAAACGATCGGCGACAAGCCACTCCGCGACTACACACGCCAGGATTTTGAACGATATCGCGATATCTTGGACCGCACGCCGAAACGAGCTTTCGACCGGTTCAAAACCAACAATCTTGCCGATGCCGCCGAAAGGAACGAAAAGCGCGCACGGCCCTTTGAAGTTATCGATGACAAAACCGTCGACGACGACTATCTGACACCCGTCAAAACGTTCTTCATGCATCTTGTTCGGAATCTCTGGATTCCCGCGACCCCTGCCATCGGCATCGTCTCCTCGCGGACACGCGAAAGCCGCAGGACCGACCGACCTGACGAAGGTCGGCGAGCTTTCAAGCCCGATCCGATCAATGCCTATTTCCGGTACATCGTCCAGAAACGATCGCGAGCGACAGAAGACTTTTGGCTGCCGATCCTGGCTCTATATACCGGTGCTCGCCTCAATGAACTCTGCCAGATCGAGCCGCGCCGGATTATTCTACACAATGGCCGCTGGCATATCGATTTGCTGACGATTTACGATCGAGATGAGATCGAG
The DNA window shown above is from Rhodopseudomonas palustris HaA2 and carries:
- a CDS encoding site-specific integrase, which codes for MYLWKRGTVYWFRRSIPQDLKAHVGSNDAAASLRTGDRRKARRRAMRLAVTMDEWSEAVRQAQLNDLEQPDRALLLKMFDDAMGLVESQQATDSTRQQADAIQAAITEYKATAGTRERLSGINQRIRVIGDRVAALTAAPAKAPSSEIADLRADLMNEMAKVRNDVQNAHKNQWSADLLSTKIDDYVQAKAKELGGTKHVSTIGPRIRNFLETIGDKPLRDYTRQDFERYRDILDRTPKRAFDRFKTNNLADAAERNEKRARPFEVIDDKTVDDDYLTPVKTFFMHLVRNLWIPATPAIGIVSSRTRESRRTDRPDEGRRAFKPDPINAYFRYIVQKRSRATEDFWLPILALYTGARLNELCQIEPRRIILHNGRWHIDLLTIYDRDEIERAVKGMKKEEKSAARLKLKTASARRQIPIHDDLIKIGFIDFVDQRRNHPKYTRLFPNLRPDQYGYFSSAVGKRLNRDIKSAGAKTDDTSFYSLRHNFAAALERALVPHRTKDRIMGHLVVGAQGHYTDPELEDVETAVIERVSFPGVDIAPYLSQKRL